One part of the Candidatus Fermentibacter sp. genome encodes these proteins:
- a CDS encoding diguanylate cyclase, which translates to MDYAVGAVAGFALATLLLLRFLYLAGTRRKLLEERNDLCVKEIENLRREIREDSEKSAEQLREIQQHRDLAILLPEFVKQIFSARKAEELAAYMARAVKHMTGAAGIAIFLADRTGKRLSLDFQEGLSDRLRTHLAFGVGEGHVGFVAETGRVFSAEEFRRESVLVKKQIEASAIPGYVPDFAAPMTSQGVLFGVLCLNSIPPAATLVRERVRAIAAIGAAANENIRLLERFEIAADLDPDTALPGRNQLNVRMDSELERVRRFSSPLSIIELQVPQGSLPDRLLAREVMRMCANHLKATMRNIDTGIRISRDSILLLLPGTGTDGLDIVLNRIAREIPGTSNEEGDRIDSVRMRSWTCEPTDDLAVEAVLSRLDSAVFQDHHV; encoded by the coding sequence ATGGATTATGCGGTTGGTGCCGTTGCCGGCTTCGCGCTGGCCACGCTCTTGCTCCTGCGCTTCCTGTACCTCGCCGGAACGAGGCGGAAGCTCCTCGAGGAGCGCAATGATCTTTGCGTCAAGGAGATAGAGAATCTGAGGCGAGAGATCAGGGAGGACTCCGAGAAGAGCGCCGAACAGCTCCGGGAGATCCAGCAGCACCGCGACCTGGCCATACTTCTGCCCGAGTTCGTGAAACAGATCTTCTCCGCCCGCAAGGCCGAGGAGCTCGCCGCCTACATGGCCCGCGCCGTGAAGCACATGACCGGTGCGGCCGGCATCGCGATCTTCCTCGCGGACAGAACGGGCAAGCGCCTCAGCCTCGACTTCCAGGAAGGCCTCTCCGACAGGCTCAGAACGCATCTCGCCTTCGGCGTGGGCGAGGGCCACGTCGGCTTCGTGGCCGAGACAGGCCGCGTCTTCTCCGCCGAGGAGTTCCGCAGGGAGTCGGTGCTCGTGAAGAAGCAGATAGAGGCTTCGGCCATACCGGGATACGTGCCGGACTTCGCCGCCCCCATGACCAGCCAGGGGGTCCTGTTCGGCGTTCTCTGCCTCAACTCGATCCCGCCCGCCGCCACGCTCGTGAGGGAGAGGGTCAGGGCCATCGCGGCGATCGGAGCCGCCGCCAACGAGAACATCAGGCTGCTCGAGAGGTTCGAGATCGCCGCCGACCTCGACCCCGACACCGCCCTTCCGGGCAGGAACCAGCTCAACGTCAGGATGGACTCCGAACTCGAGAGGGTGCGCAGGTTCTCCAGCCCGCTGTCCATCATCGAGCTCCAGGTCCCGCAGGGCTCCCTGCCCGACAGGCTGCTGGCCAGGGAGGTCATGCGCATGTGCGCCAACCATCTGAAGGCCACCATGCGCAACATAGACACGGGCATCAGGATATCCCGCGATTCGATCCTCCTCCTCCTCCCCGGAACGGGCACGGACGGTCTCGACATCGTCCTGAACAGGATCGCGCGCGAGATCCCCGGCACCTCCAACGAGGAAGGCGACCGGATCGACTCCGTGCGCATGCGCAGCTGGACGTGCGAGCCCACCGACGATCTGGCCGTCGAGGCCGTGCTCTCCAGGCTCGATTCCGCCGTTTTCCAGGACCACCACGTCTGA